The Plasmodium falciparum 3D7 genome assembly, chromosome: 5 DNA window CAAATGAATGAGCAAATTCTATAAAAgaatcaaataatatatctttatttgttttaattaatttactTTCTTTTGATTTATAGCTTCTAAGAAAATTTCCTAAATCATCAAAAGATGTTAAAAATTGTAATACCGCATTAAAATAACATGTGTTTCCAAGATTAACAATACCCTGTTcttcaaatataatattttcttttgtatgaattttttgtttttcttcatttgttAAATCTTcttcaaatattatatcttttgGTTTCTCAACTAATGATTCTGCGGAACCTACAAGCATAATCTTGTCGTTTTCTTTTATGtttaataaagataaatcAACATCATCTTTCAATAATCCTTTGTACATTAATTTCTGTTTTTCTGGCGGGACATTCGTCAGTTGcctaacataaaaaaaaataaaataaaaaagaaatatatacatatatatatatatatatatatatacatacatacatatatttttatttatttatttaataccACAACTGagtttttaataaaataagcgGCTCAGATACATCAAGCTCTATGTTATTGAAAACCTGATTTTTCCATTTTACCGTTATATTAACCaatgtcattttttttttttttttttttttctttttttttttttttggggggGGGGGGGGAAGGGGGCTCTTAAAAATTAGTatgcatttatatattacaaattaataaaaaacatgAAAGTACTTTAAAAaaggtaataatattaataatatttaataaaggagaaaaaataatataataaagtaaaaatattaaaagaattaatttatcaaaaaaaaaaatatatatatatatatatataaatatatttatatataaatatatttatatattaataatttaataatattattttgtattttaagattataaatattatgtaattatcatatattttattttcctatttataatatatacaaatgggaaatatatttattatatatataaatatatatatttatatatccatatttaatttacctttttttttttttatattttttttaatttttataagagtaacataatatatatataaatataatatattcataaaaatatattttaaaatatatttttgaaggaaaaattatttttttttttgcatttagaaaaaaaaataataaaactaaatatattaattaatttatatattaaaaatgtaatatatacaaatatatatatatatatatattttttttaattaattatatttacatttttatttttacacacatatatatatatatacgagatgttaatttttttttttttttttttttaatatattagaaaataaaaacaataataacattatataaatataaaaataacaggTTTATTGTTCTAGATTAAAGCtgtatattttgaaaaaattaaatgaataaaggatatattattatcgtttgaatattataattaataaatattttataaataaaaaaaaaaagaaaaaaaagaaaaaaaaagaattacaaataagtaaacatataaaaattaaaaaggtaGACAAAAATgtagtaaataaataaaaatatatacaatatgtacatatatatatatatatatatatatatgtatgtatgtatgtatgtatattttgggttgagaaattatataatcattgATTAGTATTAAAGGAATagaatattttcatcatatatatatattatatatatattttttattatgttaataTTTCTGCATAATTATCTAAAACTAAAATTGTATGTTCCCATTGTGAGCAAAAAGAGTTATCATTGGTACATACAGTCCATTTGTCTTTccatgtataaatattaatagaaCCTTCTGATAATATTGGTTCGATAGTAAAAATTTGTCCTTTTTTCATACgatgattattatgactATTAGGATAATGGTGTTCAATTAATGGATACATATGCATGTGTGTTCCTATGAAATGACCACAGAAATCTTTTATTACATTAAATCCATTTTTATTTGCATGTTCAGTTATAATTCTTCCTATTTCAGAAAATAGTTGACCATCTCTACATATAGATATTgctttatataaacattctTTACTTACATCCATTAATTTCTTATGTCTTTCGGAAATCTCTCCTATACCTACTGTTCCTGCACAGTCACCAAAAACACCATCCAAAAAAACGGTGCAGTCATAAGTTATAATATCTCCCCTTTGTAGTTTTCTTAAATTGGGAATACCATGACATACAactatatgataaaaaaaaaaaataaaaaaataaagaaaaaataaataaataaataaataaataaataaataaacataaatatgtaattatataaataaacataaatatgtaattatataaatatatatattaatatatatatattaatatatatatatatatcgttGTGATGATAAAGTACCCTCGTTTGGAGATGCACATATACTTTTTGGAAAAGAATGAAAATTGAGACCCGCAGGATAtgcattattttttatataaaaatcatatGCCATATTATCAATAATATCTGTTGTTATCCCTTCTTTTGAATTTTCTAAACATAACTTTAAACATTCAGAAGCTAGTTTACAAgcttttttcatcttttctatatatttgtcATCCTTAAtttcataattaatattCGAATTTTGTACAATTCCTGTTTTAGCATAACTTGGGCATTTTATATGTTCGGGAACTTTTTGGCTAGCTGTTACCTTATATTTGCCTTAATAatagaaacaaaaaaaaaaaaaaaaaaataaaataataaaataaaataaaacaaaataaaacaaaacaaaataaaacaaaataaaacaaaacaaaataaaacaaaataaaataaaataaaacaaaataaaacaaaatatatgatacacctaaatatatatcatactaaatatttaaatgaacATAAGGACATAatctaatataatataaacaaaatatggataatcctttaaatattatttattattatgtttgaATAAGATATGAATAAAGTTATAATATGTTAAGACAATTTTAATATCACGCATTTCTTATAAATGAAgtgttataataaaacaaaaaaagaaaaaaaaaaaaaaagaaaatgaaaaatatgttgTTCTCCAAATATGCAAAAATTTAATCTACTTATCACATTTTTACAACAAATTAACTttgttgttatttttttttttttatatttcattgtaatattataattataatcatttttgtAATTAACTATAAATggatttaaaaatatttctttaacaatttataaattataaattaatatatagtactttttttttaatatattttatatcttttaaaataatgttattgttataatatataaaagaaaatttaaaaaatatatattaatggaattatataaatgtaaataaatatatatatatatatatatattattatatatattatgctgGTATTCGTTTTAGTTACCATCTTGTAGGGTTGGTTTAAATGTTTTACGTTCAGGTAATTTcgatttatttaattttggtgttaatatataagtatgttgaaattttcctttttttggaaaggtatttaaaaaattcaacATCAaacttttatttaaaaaagacattttgaattaatttttttcttatttctttttatttcacatttttatattctaaaCAAATCATTTGGAATAAGATAAAGATGaagaattaatttttttattttatttttttttatgattttatctttttttttaaattatatttcccTATAATAATCCATTTTTTATGGCAATATgttacttatatataatgtttcaCATGTACAAacaacacaaaaaaataaaatgaaataaaatatacacatataaatgaaaaatatatatatttattattttaattaaaacatattaatttgtaaatatatgtatatatatatatatatatatatatatattatttcatttttctaatttttttttaatatataatttcgattatatcttttttttttttgtaggttataatttttttttgacccTTCAagttaaacatatatatgaataaaaaatgaaaacaaaaatacatataagatatcatattataatatatttatattacatatataatattatatatatattatattattttttgttatatcatattttattatatatatatattatatacataataaattataataatatacatatatgtattatatatatatatatatataatattaaacaataagtaaatatataaatataatatatatattaatacatatgttttaatatatattatataatatgtacataataaaatgtacatttataaatattataatacatatttaataatcTATGTTAAACTATATCAtcgtatatattttattatatatttatttattatattaaatatatatatatatttttttttatattaaataaaaaatatattgttttaaattatataaataatatattatatataattattgatatatattatataataatatgtaattatataatattttttatttatataaatattatctttaaatatatataaaaaataagtaaaaataataatatataaaaatatattgtatttattttttttattatgatgttttttttaaaaacattatttttttcactgcttttatataattataataattttataacaaaCAGTATagttaatttaaaaaaatattttataataacattaaaaattaataactctttcttttcttataatatatataatatacttttttttattatataattttatttttatttaaattacgTTTTaagattttataaatatattctttaagtaaaaagaaaaaaaaaaaaaaaaaaacgaacccgaaaaaaaaaaataaaagtaaaaacaataaaataaaataaaaagaaaaataaacaaaaataacaaattcCGTCAAAATacaattttgtatataattattttatattatttttatatttttttaattattatctaaaacaaacatatatatcaataaataattatatacatatatatatatatatatatatatatatatatatatatatattaaagttATAATAACAAAGAAAGTAATATTTAgttctattattttatgaacattcaatatatatattgaagcagaaaaaaaaatttcaagtatcagatatattaaaacttCCGAAGTCATTTTTCAGATCaaacacaaaatataaatataacctTTTGTACCTTTACCATTTTTACAgaaatctatatattttataaaacccCAAGGGATGCCTATAGGAATaccaaaattttttttaaatagttatttttcatataataataaacatatatataatatgaccttaaaatacaaaatgtattttcaaaaacaagagaaagaaaaaatgttcTGACATTtactaaaatatttaaatgtatttgaggttttttttaaatttttaaggGAACCATACAATCCCCCCGCCCccctcaaaaaaaaaaaaaaaaaaaaaaaaaaaactttatTAGATTTATATCACATTTTCACATAAGAATTTTATCTGAGGATTATCTcttgaaaatatttaatagaagaaatataaccattaataaaatattaaaaataataatataaattattgtctatatataataaacaatgTTAATTTgacagaaatatatatatatatatatatatatatttatatttaatgcaaatatatatacatatatataatgagcATATTttaggatatatatatatcttaaggAGATTTAATACAAGTTAATAAATACCAGTTTTATATTGAagtcccttttttttttttttttttttttttttatttaaataatttttttttttttttttttatttaaataattttttttttttttttttatttaaataattttttttttttctttttaccccttatatgtataaggtcttaattattatttttacaaatatatcaaattatATTTACCTATACATAGTATTTAAATAGAttcatacatttatattaagtTTACcattttgatttattttgttatatgataatataatacagaAAATAATATCTTTATGAACACAAGTTATTTACACGAAAATCCAGAAGATCATACACAGTATTTTATAGGAGTagcataaataaataaataaataaaaataataccgTACCGCTGTAaagtgtataaatatatttatatatatagaaatactTATATAGCAGAATaagtattttatatgttatttattaattagtATTTCTGTAGTAagttcaatatatatatatatatatatatttcttattttatttttttatttttttatttttattttttttttttttttggttaaaTGAATGATTATTGCGAAttcaacaaaaataataaaaaaaaaaaatttaggaGAACATCAGAAAATTTTAATGAAACCAATGGAACAAGTGATACATATACTGCTGAAGAATTATGTTACGATGAGGATACCATcgtaattaattttaatgaaattaaagaaaatggCGAAGATATAAGATATTCTAAAGAACATGAAAATGTAATAGACAAAGATTTACAGGACAATCTTTATGATCgagttaatatattttcaaatatatttttatgtaattttGAAAACATGAACTCCAAAGTTGTCCTTCGTTTATTTGCTGATTGTTCATCATTAATATGTGCAGTATGCTTATGGGGAATTTTAGatgatatatttcttataatatcAAATAATAGTTTCTACATTAAACTTTTCTATTATTTCCTATTTAGCATAATTTTTACAATTCTTATGTGTGcagttaatatatatacttcaaaatatacacacagaaataattgtatatataatgaaaatgaaagccaaatataaatttaatccgtaataagaaaagaaaaaaaaaaagaaaaaaaaaagaaaaaaaaaaaaaaaaaaaatctgaACAAGTcagaatttttatatattttttttttttaacttaaatttttttttttttttttccttttttgtggatcttaaaataaaagaattaaaatataattttttaatttttatgttttctttttttttttctttttttaaatatataaatatatatattctttatttcatttcttttcaCAATATTTcgtttattacatttttttttttttttttttatattatttatatagtcTATAAAATTTGGTTtgtttgatatatttaaatatgtgtatatagaTACACTTTGAAGTGATTGATTTTTTAGCTagtaaaattaaatgaacaattatgaattttatatataattaaagaattaaataaaataaataagtaaataaataaataaatatatatatatatatatatatatatatatatatatatatatataatacaattttattataaagggtctataattatttttttttttttttgtcttacgatttataatttcaaaaataatatatattattagaacTATAGTAAtggatattataaaaaattgatGATGTTTATTTGTGTACATATTaatacttaatatatatgttaaatttactttatatattatatatatatgtatataagaAAGGTACAAAATGCTACggagaattttttttatattttgtaaatcaTAATATACGTCCTATGtgcatatattaaaaatataataaatatacaacaaacaatgtatttttattttattctgttttattttgtttaatttttttactaATTCGTCCAAAggcatatataaaaaattaacagcctatgatttaaaaaaatatgttataaataatataaactaattcatatttttttgattgcGATtgatacataatatataaattttaacaattttaacaaaaaaagtaaatataaatattataaattaatggTTCTAAATGAATACATTTTTggtaatgtatatatatatatatatatatatatatatatatatgtgaatattCAAAAAAGGAGATACGCTCATAAAAAATCTTGAAGGGATATTTTTCGTATATGAATAAAgagatattaattttttttgttgaatatatataattataaaaatattttcatacgtatttataataaactataattattatagataatatgaaattattaattttttatgagcaaatatatattatgtgtatacatagatatatatattattttatttttatatttcatataataggtattatatatatatatatatatatatatatatatattatatatatataaataaatgttaaaaaaaattatactttgaacataatacaaaatgtacctaaattattttgtcacatttttcttttattatttgatattgCAATCATATTATACTATATAAAATAACTTCATATAAACACATTCGTagttaaacaaataaataaataaataaatatatatatatatatatataattacatttatatatatatatatatatatatagttcaCTTTTCATTTTAAGGAAAaagtacaaaataatatgttcCTTGGGGTTTTATTtcgaaaaaattaataaataattaaatatcataatttataatacatattttatatattatatataatattatatatatatataatatatatataataatatatatactttcattttgttatagaaattattatttaagataaaacaaaattttgTGTGATCATATTATCATGCAatcttaaatatattataataataatagtaaaaattattttatatatttatataaatattatatttttatagatatgtaatgaaatattttatattaatacattatgtatatatatatatatatatatgtattacctatatatatatattatttaataataatgctacttatttttatacatatattttaaaatatctacttgaatatatttttatagtgagaaagcaaaaaaataaaaaataaaaaaaacatataatattatatatttttatataaaataaaaaaataggattatatatatatatatatatatatatattattttatattatatatatttttttttttttttatttgctaaataaatatttttttaagattaaaaatatatttatcattaaaattttttataaattataaaaaaaatttgcaTTTTTATGTAACAGCTTTatcaaattataattaatttatttttgataatatataaagaaatcttcaaattatattaaatagcaataaaaaagaatattgtAGGAGAaaccaaaataataaattaaataaatataaataaatataaatatatatatatatatatatatatatatatatatatatataaatagatataGATATAGAGAGAacaatattatacaaaatgatAGATGAGAAAAAAGgtaagaatatattaaatgtttaacatttaaaaatgaatatatatatatatatatatatatttaccattatttttatttcgttttgttttatattttgtgaaaaaaaaaaatatatatatatatatttattcatttatataaaacttttatatgcataataaatatgtggTTGAGAAAACAAAAGTTATTGTTggttatttaatatttataaccaaaaaaaaaatgtcctattaaatattatgatatatatgtaatatgtgCAAATAtgcatacatatttatttatatatatttatttatatttatatttatttatttatttatttatatttatatttatttatttattgtttttttgaTTTGTAGTTGAAGACTTAAAACAATTTGTGACACTTTGTCAAGAAAATCCATCAATTTTGTTGAAACCCGAATTGGGGTTCTTTAAAAAGTTCATTGAAAGTTTTGGAGGTAAGGTTAGTAAAGACAAAGAATTTTTTGAGAAAAGTGCAAGTGATGAAAGTACAGAAGAGAAAtctgatgaagaagaagtagaagaagatgaaaatgataaagatgATGTGGAAGAAGAGGAAGAAGATGATGTACAAGAAGACGAAGACgaagaagaagatgatgatgaaagaTGTAAAGATTTTATGGTAGAAGAAACTATCGAATGTCCACCTTTAGCACCTATTGTTGATGAAGACTTATCTGATGAAGTGTTAGAAGAAATtagtaatttaaaaattgaaGCTGCTGAACTTGTTCAAGATAATAAATTTGAAGAAGctttagaaaaatataataaaattatagcTTTTGGTAAACCATCTGCTATGATATATACTAAACGTGCTTCAGTTTTGTTGAGCCTAAAAAGACCCAAAGCTTGTATCAGAGATTGTACTGAAGccttaaatttaaatattgatAGTGCTAATGCATACAAAGTTAGAGCAAAAGCTTATAGACATTTGGGTAAATGGGAATGTGCACACGCTGATATTGAACAAGGACAAAAAATTGATTATGATGAAGACTTATGGGAAATGCAAAAATTGATcgaggaaaaatataaaaagatttATGAAAAGAGAAGATTCAAAATTAATagagaagaagaaaaaaaaagaaaaaaaagagaaaaagaattaaaaaaaagattagCAGCTAGGAAAGCAGCTGAAAAGGCATACAAAgctaataataaaagagaaaATTATGATTCTGATTCGTCAGATTCGTCTTATAGTGAACCTGACTTTTCTGGAGATTTCCCAGGAGGTATGCCAGGTGGAATGCCAGGTGGAATGCCAGGTGGAATGCCAGGAGGATTCCCAGGTGGATTTCCAGGAGGAATGCCAGGAGGTATGCCCGGTGGATTCCCAGGTGGTATGCCAGGAGGTATGCCTGGTGGAATGCCTGGTGGAATGCCCGGTGGAATGCCCGGTGGAATGCCCAGTGGAATGCCCGGTGGAATGCCCAGTGGAATGCCCGGTGGTATGCCAGGAGGTATGCCAGGAGGAATGCCTGATTTAAATTCCCCCGAAATGAAAGAACTATTCAACAATCCCCAATTTTTTCAAATGATGCAAAATATGATGAGTAATCCACAATTAATATCTAAATATGCTAATGATCccaaatataaaaacttatttgagaatttaaaaaattctgATTTTGGTAATATGATGGGAAAAGAGAATGGTAAAAATTAATTGACATATAAGATATGTACTaatacacacacatatatatatatatatatatatatatagttatatatttatataattttatgtttatttatttaaactaTTAATTGAAAAAGGCACTGTGCTAATAAGTAATGTCTTCttttataatacaaaatgttTACAcgtatatatgtttgtatatatacatatatataattatttaaacatatatttgtaattatttattttattcatatatatttaatttttttttttttttttttttttttttcattctattaaaaaaaaaaaaacatttttattaaaaaaaaaaaaaaaaaaaaaaacatttttattaaaaaaaaaaaaaaaaaaaaaattattgaactaacaaaataaaaaaaataaataaaaaaaaaaaacagtaaaaaatataaaatataaaatataaaacaattaggttaatataatataaaaatgaaatagaataaaatgaactcaaatgaaatattattgtgttattttttctttttaaaaaaattcctataaataaaaaaaggagggaaaaaaaatatatttatatatatatatatatatatatatatgtatatatattcatatttatttattcatatatatatatttatttattttatttttctatttttacgTTAACAAAGTTTGTTGAAgaacttttctttttttgttatttgaCGAAATGGATTCCCTAGGAACATTATTAACATCGTTAGTTGTCGATATCTCGTTTTTCACTTTAACACATGTATTTTTGTCGAGTGTTACCAAATAACCATTCTCATAATACATTTGTGTTTGTTTTACCTaatag harbors:
- a CDS encoding methionine aminopeptidase 1a, putative — its product is MSFLNKSLMLNFLNTFPKKGKFQHTYILTPKLNKSKLPERKTFKPTLQDGKYKVTASQKVPEHIKCPSYAKTGIVQNSNINYEIKDDKYIEKMKKACKLASECLKLCLENSKEGITTDIIDNMAYDFYIKNNAYPAGLNFHSFPKSICASPNEVVCHGIPNLRKLQRGDIITYDCTVFLDGVFGDCAGTVGIGEISERHKKLMDVSKECLYKAISICRDGQLFSEIGRIITEHANKNGFNVIKDFCGHFIGTHMHMYPLIEHHYPNSHNNHRMKKGQIFTIEPILSEGSINIYTWKDKWTVCTNDNSFCSQWEHTILVLDNYAEILT
- a CDS encoding Hsc70-interacting protein encodes the protein MIDEKKVEDLKQFVTLCQENPSILLKPELGFFKKFIESFGGKVSKDKEFFEKSASDESTEEKSDEEEVEEDENDKDDVEEEEEDDVQEDEDEEEDDDERCKDFMVEETIECPPLAPIVDEDLSDEVLEEISNLKIEAAELVQDNKFEEALEKYNKIIAFGKPSAMIYTKRASVLLSLKRPKACIRDCTEALNLNIDSANAYKVRAKAYRHLGKWECAHADIEQGQKIDYDEDLWEMQKLIEEKYKKIYEKRRFKINREEEKKRKKREKELKKRLAARKAAEKAYKANNKRENYDSDSSDSSYSEPDFSGDFPGGMPGGMPGGMPGGMPGGFPGGFPGGMPGGMPGGFPGGMPGGMPGGMPGGMPGGMPGGMPSGMPGGMPSGMPGGMPGGMPGGMPDLNSPEMKELFNNPQFFQMMQNMMSNPQLISKYANDPKYKNLFENLKNSDFGNMMGKENGKN